Proteins from a single region of Plasmodium brasilianum strain Bolivian I chromosome 13, whole genome shotgun sequence:
- a CDS encoding hypothetical protein (conserved Plasmodium protein): protein MLRNVGKEHSNSFNVDKTKERNNIYNRRIDKEIKNLKESKLIDNENVYITLNENNNVDEDNDTHNCDNIKKNKYLYLLETFNEKYFLNKNFFFKNFINHVKILKSNQTTSFYTNQNENWPSIFAELSKYNTYKNSLCPFFNIYELLRFRGIFADFSSFLKEISYFLEIFEVFKNEFMKEQNSFNVSSTNKAVKSYSEREAKEKKEEEQDEFNFFTNIFFEILYKDFTNHLRNVQSEIINKILYSNEFEKEYFYNTFSVFFHKYYSIKESIVYSFFIFDDYPFSKPCVNLDHLPFCLLKKKSQEKLTGDKYNKRNILNLLLSEKKWVPKITIENLFEESQKFVHTLFFYYHLYIYRTSEIINYLNLSNSASLTFQEDKQNTSVNNHPLFYAYIKLLKKITNNENTKGENTHNSSSLSNGGENAEENEQRKATFNHSNKKKKNENGTIIDEEKGTNDQQAVRGEEKGKSEQNLMNGEEKLRNEQIHLSSVDRGSARVNTRLSDGEGGAINLLLIITMLSVTEFLFFSLGVIYNLKLLRKKFEHNNFVINICSSVLILYNPILFCGNTNYVVQFYWYRNLRNCFNFFTSHFDSTEKVFMQYRQSKNLVHTVTTIFSSSNTLINHYRVVTYAPFIITIIFNYFFVVNTVNKLYSSFIVSSIVFLLTWWTHLSCTYLLTFLLVLLLLFINILGSSSLFLNILFSSYIIITDENFNFYIFALTIVYFLFHIYLMSPSSNFIQNINYQAKIGAHLIAHIFNYLLTNIVHLYETSIKSFVSSFVIMLFSSSSSSIITLPNEKDIQEIVQKKEIQKKIIFCLYSHLSHDYLIIPLSYFSAFLFLMLGSLKLCFPRVSIKFAVFILKLFILLSLLTILLIFYTKRKKFRKFDFLSIPHSAYKTTFPLQRSKKF, encoded by the exons ATGTTACGAAATGTAGGTAAGGAACATTCGAATTCGTTTAATGTAGATAAGACTAAGGAAAGAAACAACATATATAACAGAAGAATAGacaaggaaataaaaaatttaaaagaatcaAAACTAATAGATAAtgaaaatgtgtatataacaCTTAACGAAAACAATAATGTAGATGAAGATAACGACACACATAATTgtgataatattaaaaagaataagtatttatatttattggaaacatttaatgaaaaatattttttaaataaaaattttttttttaaaaattttataaatcatGTGAAAATATTGAAGAGCAACCAAACAACATCATTTTACACtaatcaaaatgaaaattggCCTTCGATTTTTGCAGAATTAAGTaagtataatacatataagaATAGTTTATgtccattttttaatatatatgagctATTACGCTTTCGGGGAATTTTTGCTGATTTTTCGTCCTTCTTAAAGGAAATCAGTTATTTTTTGGAAATTTTTGAAGTGTTCAAAAATGAGTTTATGAAGGAACAAAATAGTTTTAACGTTTCAAGCACAAATAAGGCAGTAAAGAGCTATAGTGAGAGGGAAGCGAAAGAGAAGAAGGAGGAAGAACAAGACGAATTTAATTTCTTCacaaacatattttttgaaatattatataaggaTTTTACAAATCATCTAAGAAATGTTCAGAGCgagataataaataaaatattatactcCAACGAATTTgaaaaggaatatttttataacactttttctgtattttttcataagtaTTATAGCATAAAAGAGAGCATAGTTTATTCcttcttcatttttgatGACTACCCGTTTAGTAAACCATGTGTTAATTTAGATCATTTACCCTTTtgtttactaaaaaaaaaaagtcaagaaaaattaactggtgataaatataataaaagaaatattcttAACCTTTTATTGAGCGAGAAAAAGTGGGTCCCAAAAATTACAATAGAGAATTTATTTGAAGAATCACAGAAATTTGTTCAtacgctttttttttattatca tttatatatatatcgcaCAAGTGAAATCATCAACTATTTGAATCTTTCGAACAGTGCGTCTCTGACTTTTCAGGAAGACAAACAGAATACCTCTGTTAATAATCACCCTTTGTTCTATGCCTATATAAAGCTGCTGAAAAAGATAACcaataatgaaaatacaaaagGGGAAAATACTCATAACAGCTCTAGCCTATCAAATGGGGGTGAAAACGCAGAAGAAAACGAACAAAGGAAAGCTACGTTCAACCATAgtaataagaagaaaaaaaatgaaaatgggACAATAATTGATGAAGAAAAAGGGACAAATGATCAGCAGGCAGTGAGGGgtgaagaaaaaggaaaaagtgaACAGAATCTAATGAATGgtgaagaaaaattaaggaaCGAACAGATTCATTTGTCTAGTGTGGACAGGGGAAGCGCAAGGGTGAATACTAGATTGTCTGATGGGGAAGGGGGCGCAATAAATTTACTACTTATAATAACCATGTTATCTGTTACtgaatttttgtttttctcatTAGGAGTTATATACAACTTAAAattgttaagaaaaaaatttgagcataataattttgttataaatatatgttcatctgtattaatattatataaccctatattattttgtggAAATACAAATTATGTGGTG CAATTTTATTGGTACAGAAATTTAAGAAACTGCTTCAACTTTTTTACTAGCCATTTTGATAGTACAGAAAAGGTGTTTATGCAGTATAGGCAATCCAAAAATTTAGTTCACACAGTAACTACTATTtttagtagtagtaatactTTGATAAACCACTACCGTGTTGTTACCTATGCCCCGTTTATTATCaccataatttttaattacttCTTTGTTGTTAACACAGTAAATAAACTTTATAGTTCTTTTATAGTTTCATCCATAGTATTTCTCCTCACTTGGTGGACTCATTTGAGTTGTACTTATCTACTAACATTTCTTTTGGTATTGTTGCTACTATTTATCAATATACTTGGCAGTTCAAGTTTATTCctaaatatacttttttcatcctatataataataacggatgaaaatttcaatttttatatatttgcattaactatagtatattttctttttcatatatatttaatgagcCCATCAAgtaattttattcaaaatattaattatcaAGCAAAAATAGGTGCACATTTAATTGCACACATCTTTAACTACCTCTTAACTAATATTGTACACTTGTACGAAACAAGTATAAAAAGTTTTGTATCCTCATTTGTGATCATGCTTTTTTCTTCATCCTCTTCTTCTATTATTACATTACCTAATGAAAAGGATATTCAAGAGATAGttcaaaaaaaggaaattcaAAAGaagattattttttgtttatattctCATTTATCTCATGACTATTTGATTATTCCgttatcttatttttctgcctttctttttttaatgctCGGCTCGTTAAAG CTTTGTTTCCCCCGAGTGTCCATAAAATTTGCCGTATTTATTCTCAAGCTTTTCATCCTTTTAAGTTTGCTCACAATACTACTG ATATTTTACACAAAACGAAAGAAATTTAGgaaatttgattttttaagtataccTCATTCAGCTTACAAGACAACATTTCCATTACAAAgatcaaaaaaattttaa
- a CDS encoding Btz domain-containing protein, which yields MDIKNMRSEFILEEERNVFEDYMSYVSDSNNRSVESKHSRCSSRSLIEEEEDEEDVSISKKANKNISMNAINEEKHQREEGKEVNEGNKDKENEKEVTEVCAETTTRNNKNILDSEALEHNKKKMSSEGKKKNDFEILENRNFSTKEKMREDPCFVPKEARYFLHDNRFENSDKSNIKKKTSDKKTQGNSKISYIDKKRWKHDLFYDYKYDDYFVKDRNSNKNYHTVYNNRYYSTRNNKHDRNNYNVISYKNNNKDNYYYKNNRIQNSKVLSYHKYYNENYKIKLSTKNKKDEKTNNMVYKQKLNASLDKEKIDTFVDDNEDSGVNGVNSISDTVHTHVDKRNKKEITLRKYKDKNIDAGSNENVEKVNGREGINEQDRNSGKSTKEKGKEVSKEVGRGVDEGDESDIDRKVEKVIGNKIDRVVDEYADRYKNKSLDKMDEPSRSKYGNRKKYDVREKRENFKNNYSNNEMKKNISFYKSKSSYNSNQLTNQRNTPNKYQGARFVYLKDDNYSNQQTAKTKHNSKRNYIYEENFNNSISLNVHKNLNNSAYSKKGDSRKNNNNNSNYSYNNESTKKVGIKLHSNDHSNLKNYTNGNFSRSINVNVDRKKSESKYRPSRKYNSSNPMKDVGNLRKKSEKETHSNKNSSNNNSRSNNNSNNNRSSNDHGNTSNNSKNINNSNYNSNSNNPSEEKGKNKDNFPKKENNAEKVVDLRETEDKDCNIEHASSNDNNVDSIRNDEKSRQNYIKRNKMFTTRHVQCIDKNKGKIKSENGVDLFYKENEECGMKYHDNNNNNNMKISREKYAVNNKYSKYYARRESSPKRSYRNVGDGNSSGINGNSGNSKSISNSNSNNNYTEIEKRKFNSCRLSTYNDVNTKGENNESARKGTKNDDNTIENNSDAYYDDIYSSCNYNCNNCSGDKCNCECYNIKEEKNESDIDGEANQIKYNDKIKKMNSNTFKSNVNTLKKKKYRTHQNNEDNVEYNNNVMKQNDANNNSAKQYSNKGAYTNIKRKKKEEFVNNLNTSMCDMQNNKDGNYNKKIDEHIRSNNIGNMQLYQDNRRSSHISTDSNSYHKNSTININNNDHSTDNRNVNCNGYSNSNGSGNIGGNNNGNNNEKHYANYVNNNGYNTYCYDNSYIDSNNNSSNYYYNDNMYGTNNTNYINDSPAFYNDHRYLNHHINDHYMNNAYMNNNYMNNPNYMNGRNYMNDANYMNDANYINDANYINDGTYIADTNYINDGNYPSECNYISNHYMGDNTGYMNDNRGGGGGYMNENYVYESYMNNNYMNGTNNYYYDAVYANYANKNEKYY from the coding sequence ATGGACATAAAGAACATGAGAAGTGAGTTTATTTTAGAAGAAGAAAGGAACGTTTTTGAGGACTACATGTCCTATGTAAGTGACAGTAACAATAGGAGTGTAGAAAGTAAACATTCTAGGTGCTCAAGTAGAAGTTTGATAGAAGAAGAGGAGGATGAAGAGGATGTTAGCATTTCAAAGAAAgcgaacaaaaatatatcgATGAATGCGATTAATGAGGAGAAGCACCAAAGAGAAGAAGGGAAAGAAGTTAACGAAGGTAATAAAGacaaagaaaatgaaaaagaagtaaCAGAAGTATGTGCGGAAACAACAactagaaataataaaaatatactagaTAGCGAAGCGCTGGaacataataagaaaaagatgTCATCagaaggaaagaaaaaaaatgatttcgaaattttggaaaatagaaatttttcaacaaaagaaaaaatgagagAAGATCCTTGTTTTGTTCCAAAGGAAGCAAGATATTTCCTTCATGATAATAGATTTGAAAATAGTGATAagagtaatataaaaaaaaaaacaagtgataaaaaaacacaaggaaatagtaaaattagTTATATAGATAAGAAAAGATGGAAACacgatttattttatgattataaatatgatgattattttgtaaaagacagaaatagtaataaaaattaccatacagtttataataatagataTTACTCAActagaaataataaacatgataggaataattataatgttatatcttataagaacaataataaagataattattattataaaaataatcgtATTCAAAATTCGAAGGTATTAAGttatcataaatattataatgaaaactATAAAATTAAGCTCTCaaccaaaaataaaaaagacgaaaaaacaaacaacATGGTATACaagcaaaaattaaatgcttcgttagataaagaaaaaatagacaCATTCGTAGACGATAACGAAGATAGTGGTGTCAATGGAGTTAATAGTATCAGTGATACTGTACACACTCATGTGGATAAAAGGAACAAGAAAGAAATCACactaagaaaatataaagataaaaatattgatgcAGGTTCCAATGAAAACGTGGAAAAGGTAAATGGTAGAGAAGGAATAAATGAGCAGGATAGAAATTCAGGAAAAAGCACAAAagaaaagggaaaagaaGTAAGCAAAGAAGTAGGCAGAGGAGTCGACGAAGGAGATGAAAGTGATATAGACAGAAAAGTCGAAAAAGTAATCGGTAATAAAATCGATAGAGTTGTGGATGAATATGCGGATagatacaaaaataaaagtttggATAAAATGGACGAACCTAGCAGAAGCAAATACggaaataggaaaaaatacgatgtaagggaaaaaagagaaaatttcAAAAACAACTATAGTAATAAcgaaatgaagaaaaatatatcattttataaatCAAAAAGTAGCTATAATAGCAACCAATTAACAAATCAGAGGAATACACCCAATAAGTATCAAGGGGCAcgatttgtttatttaaaagatgaTAATTATTCTAATCAGCAAACagcaaaaacaaaacataatagtaaaagaaattatatatatgaagaaaattttaataatagtattagcttaaatgtgcataaaaatttgaataattCTGCGTATTCAAAAAAAGGTGATTCtcgaaaaaataataacaacaacagtaattatagttataataatgaaagtaCTAAGAAAGTGGGTATTAAATTGCATAGTAATGATCattcaaatttaaaaaattatactaatGGGAATTTTAGTCGATCTATTAATGTCAATGTCGATCGAAAGAAAAGCGAGTCGAAATATAGGCCTTCAAGGAAATATAACAGTAGTAATCCTATGAAAGATGTAggaaatttaagaaaaaagagtGAAAAGGAAACacatagtaataaaaatagtagtaacaataacagtagaagtaacaacaatagtaacaataaccGTAGTAGTAATGACCATGGTAACACTAGTAACAACAGTAAGAACATAAACAACAGTAActataacagtaatagtaataatccCAGcgaggaaaaaggaaaaaataaggataattttccaaaaaagGAGAATAATGCAGAAAAAGTTGTAGACTTGAGAGAGACAGAGGATAAGGATTGTAACATTGAACATGCCAGcagtaatgataataacgTGGATAGTATAAGGAACGATGAAAAAAGTAGACAAAACTATATCaagagaaataaaatgtttaccACAAGACATGTTCAGTgtattgataaaaataaagggaAGATAAAGAGCGAAAATGGTGtcgatttattttataaggaaaatgaagaatGTGGTATGAAATAccatgataataataataataataatatgaaaatttcaAGGGAGAAATATGCAGTAAATAACAAATACTCAAAGTATTATGCGCGTAGAGAGTCATCCCCCAAAAGGAGTTATAGAAATGTGGGCGATGGGAATAGTAGTGGTATTAATGGCAATAGTGGTAATAGTAAGAGCAttagtaacagtaatagtaataataactatACTGAGATTGAAAAGAGGAAATTCAATAGCTGTAGATTAAGTACCTATAATGACGTTAATACAAAAGGTGAAAATAATGAGAGTGCTAGAAAAGGCACCAAAAATGATGATAACACCATAGAAAATAATTCCGATGCATATTATGATGATATTTATAGTAGTTGTAATTATAACTGTAACAATTGCAGTGGTGATAAATGCAATTGTGAgtgttataatataaaagaggaaaagaATGAGTCAGACATAGACGGAGAAGCAAATCAAATAAAGTATAACGataagattaaaaaaatgaatagtAATACATTTAAGTCAAATGttaatactttaaaaaaaaaaaaatatagaactCATCAGAATAATGAAGACAATGTTGAGTACAACAATAATGTAATGAAACAAAACGACGCTAATAATAATTCCGCAAAGCAGTATAGTAATAAGGGAGCATATACAAATAtcaagaggaaaaaaaaagaagaattcgtaaataatttgaataCCAGTATGTGTGATATGCAGAATAATAAAGAtggtaattataataaaaaaattgatgagCATATccgtagtaataatattggAAATATGCAGTTGTATCAAGATAATAGAAGGAGCAGCCATATTTCGACTGACAGCAATAGTTATCATAAGAATAGCACTatcaatattaataataatgatcaTAGCACTGACAACAGGAATGTCAATTGCAATGGttatagtaatagtaatggCAGCGGTAATATTGGTGGTAACAacaatggtaataataatgaaaagcaCTATGctaattatgtaaataataatggttATAACACGTACTGTTATGATAACAGTTACAttgatagtaataataatagtagtaattaCTATTACAATGATAATATGTATGGAACAAATAATACGAATTACATAAATGATAGTCCAGCCTTTTACAATGATCACCGTTACCTTAATCATCATATTAATGATCATTACATGAATAATGcgtatatgaataataattatatgaacaaCCCAAATTATATGAACGGCAGAAATTACATGAATGATGCTAATTACATGAATGATGCTAACTATATTAATGATGCTAACTATATTAATGATGGTACATATATAGCTGATACCAACTACATAAATGATGGCAATTACCCAAGTGAgtgtaattatataagtaATCATTATATGGGTGATAACACGGGATATATGAATGACAATAgaggaggaggaggaggaTATATGAATGAAAATTACGTGTATGAGTcatatatgaacaataattatatgaatggAACAAATAACTATTACTACGATGCTGTGTACGCGAATTATGCaaacaaaaatgagaaaTACTATTAA
- a CDS encoding hypothetical protein (conserved Plasmodium protein) yields the protein MGSTYNDEPSIPNSKTRYNTEEKGKNRNITNYELFNKYYYEGEKKMRKEDDCVNHPDNDANIMAKMKNREKKDAEKQKEGRLLTCIRGHDLNSPKKRLSEKEMNELISKYRKNGYCETSLKDNHKRNSSYGNNSNIHGGNSIIYGNTDRRHTYQNAKSKYNLLSYPNNKLYDSEKDHKDLYLDGAAKTTIITTSVHDTQKVEDIHSYIPFLNKITDHHNESSENGLKILNYEKGELDNRNSNNINNRLDDHTKYFQGNCIPDISLYNIFPPLYKYDNENPNARVHASLNGDCMYNNLKKGSNNYKKHMSEYLNVDDYEKMERIHMLKRGTEVGAEVGEEVEMKAGTTRDAAEKEREFSDDEEEGKKIRTQRKNLLYETFFNLTDKLEKMNSRKGNKCKKEDLLEEERSKRKNCTNKLRDKTIRSENITNQKIRSSSSYKTRNRESSMRSVHDNDTQKKYGQEADLEKYVKKYEQVRNAIIEKHYDDGGYGSGSGYGGEYDGNVSMDKERLYKEIDSFDDILKNSSEDSYNYEEKKNSLRKTQNENDNLHDHLDVKDLSKSDFIENKLGYDKKKKQKNTNNIDNTSLTSNNLKSTQFHMSAVSNGSNDYSTLYDYVNYSKNGITKDYFKNYTHSRNSSKYLPYVTKDEVNKHMERNLSQQSMMYSKNNKSDVSNFSHLQSSVLGETYIEYSNSIPSNSYVSKNINERGVHTNSGNNWENNVKNYYSCSHRGNNKVMHSDSPLLGRLTQKSNRIVEGCEPKFPSNSNNSTTLNVDNLKYSFLCSKNDEHLNTCNNDCNMNVYRDPDNYPYEGIADDRKMYPNDVLNDNFNKCFKKKSRINPPPTREALHREQLMTSPITYADENSNRNNYNSGNNYKSGNNYKSGNNYKSGNNYKSGNAIERKEEHFIKSIGKQYHLKESDEILNSIFNLRKKKKTHQNVNYNADREINKNSNSNLFHETEMNTAYSLCNNNIKNYNNYYSADIANSNSFNYLKNRSYTRPMYIDDLNVDEEDNYNKDNNNNNNNNNNNNNNNNNNNNNNNNNNNNNNNNNNNNNNNNNNNNNSNNSYSNISNNNDTDDCTIKIKQKNLSDLNSLYYSDIFVLIFIYFLKFLYYLLNYLVQLSLLIFAIFYHNFKKKSFNTIIVSVAIVVPLFLFAISIVILFCRSMNAEFFDKDI from the coding sequence ATGGGTAGTACATACAATGATGAGCCTAGTATTCCGAATAGTAAGACGAGATATAATACTGaggaaaaaggtaaaaatcgaaatataacaaattatgagttatttaataaatattattatgaaggggaaaaaaagatGAGAAAAGAAGACGACTGTGTGAACCATCCCGATAATGATGCCAATATTATGGCCAAGATGAAAAACAGAGAGAAGAAAGATGCGGAAAAGCAGAAGGAAGGAAGATTGTTAACATGTATAAGAGGGCATGATTTAAATTCCCCCAAAAAAAGATTGTctgaaaaagaaatgaacGAGTTGATATCTAAATATAGAAAGAATGGCTATTGTGAAACATCTTTAAAAGACAATCATAAGCGTAATAGCAGCTACggtaataatagcaatattCATGGCGGTAATAGCATCATCTATGGAAATACTGATAGAAGACACACTTACCAAAATGCAAAgagtaaatataatttattaagttACCCTAATAACAAATTGTATGATTCAGAAAAGGATCATAAAGATTTATATTTAGATGGAGCTGCAAAAACAACTATTATTACCACGTCTGTACATGATACGCAGAAAGTAGAAGACATCCATAGttatataccttttttaaaCAAGATTACAGATCATCACAATGAATCAAGTGAAAAtggtttaaaaatattgaattatGAAAAAGGGGAACTGGATAAtcgtaatagtaataatattaataacagACTGGATGATCATACAAAATATTTCCAAGGAAATTGTATTCCTGATATTAGTTTGTATAATATCTTCCCGCCGCTATACAAATATGACAATGAGAATCCTAATGCACGCGTACATGCATCATTGAACGGAGATTgcatgtataataatttaaaaaagggttctaataattataaaaaacatatgagTGAATATTTGAACGTCGATGATTATGAGAAAATGGAGAGGATCCACATGTTGAAAAGAGGAACAGAAGTGGGAGCGGAAGTAGGAGAGGAAGTGGAAATGAAAGCGGGAACGACGAGGGATGCAGCGGAGAAGGAAAGAGAATTTAGTGATGATGAAGAagaggggaaaaaaatacGTACTCAAAGAAAAAACCTTTTATatgaaacattttttaatttaacagATAAgttagaaaaaatgaatagtAGAAAAGgcaataaatgtaaaaaggaGGATTTATTAGAAGAGGAGagaagtaaaagaaaaaattgcaCTAACAAGTTAAGAGATAAGACGATAAGAAGTGAGAATATAACAAATCAAAAGATTCGAAGTAGTAGTTCTTATAAAACAAGAAACAGAGAAAGCTCAATGAGGAGTGTGCATGACAACGAtacgcaaaaaaaatatggacaAGAAGCTGATTtggaaaaatatgtaaaaaaatatgaacaagtaAGAAATGCGATTATAGAGAAGCATTATGATGATGGTGGTTATGGCAGTGGCAGTGGATATGGTGGTGAGTATGATGGTAACGTTAGTATGGACAAAGAAAGATTATACAAAGAAATCGACTCCTTTgatgatattttaaaaaatagttcaGAAGACTCCTATAATTACGAGGAGAAGAAAAACTCTTTAAGGAAAACACAAAAcgaaaatgataatttacATGATCATTTGGATGTTAAGGACCTTAGTAAATCGgattttatagaaaataaattaggatatgataaaaaaaaaaaacaaaaaaacactAATAATATAGATAACACAAGTTTAACTTCGAATAATTTGAAAAGTACTCAGTTTCATATGAGTGCAGTATCGAATGGTTCTAATGACTACTCTACTTTATATGATTATGtgaattattcaaaaaatggaataacaaaagattattttaagaattataCACATTCGCGTAATTCATCAAAGTATCTTCCTTATGTAACTAAGGATGAAGTGAACAAACATATGGAAAGAAATTTATCTCAACAAAGTATGATGTACTCAAAGAATAACAAAAGCGATGTGAGCAATTTTTCTCATTTGCAGTCAAGTGTCTTAGGAGAAACATACATAGAGTACAGTAATTCAATCCCATCCAATTCATACGTATCTAAGAATATTAATGAGCGTGGAGTACATACTAATAGTGGCAATAACTGGGAGAATAATGTTAAGAATTATTACAGCTGTTCTCATAgaggaaataataaagttaTGCATAGTGATTCACCCCTTCTGGGCAGACTAACACAAAAGAGCAATAGAATAGTTGAAGGCTGCGAGCCAAAATTCCCGTcgaatagtaataatagtactaCTTTAAATgttgataatttaaaatactcTTTTCTTTGTAGCAAGAACGATGAGCACCTAAATACTTGTAACAATGACTGTAACATGAATGTTTATAGAGATCCTGATAACTACCCGTACGAAGGAATTGCCGATGATCGTAAGATGTACCCTAATGATGTTCTTAATGACAATTTTAACAAATGcttcaaaaagaaaagtcGAATTAACCCCCCCCCAACTAGAGAAGCATTACATAGGGAACAGCTAATGACGAGTCCGATAACTTACGCAGACGAGAACAGTAATCGTAATAATTACAATAGTGGTAATAATTACAAGAGTGGTAATAATTACAAGAGTGGTAATAATTACAAGAGTGGTAATAATTACAAGAGTGGTAATGCGATTGAAAGAAAGGAAGAACATTTTATTAAGAGCATAGGAAAGCAGTATCACTTAAAAGAAAGtgatgaaatattaaatagcatttttaatttaagaaagaaaaaaaaaactcatcaaaatgttaattataaTGCAGACcgagaaataaataaaaacagtaACTCAAACTTGTTCCATGAAACTGAAATGAATACAGCTTATAGTTTGTGCAATAATAACATCAAAAACtacaataattattacaGTGCGGATATAGCAAATTCGAATtcctttaattatttaaaaaatcgCTCTTACACGAGACCTATGTATATTGATGACTTAAATGTGGATGAAGAAgacaattataataaagataacaataataataacaataataataataataataataataataataataataataataataataataataataataataataataataataataataataataataataataataataataataataataataatagtaacaacagTTATAGcaatattagtaataataatgatacaGATGACTGCACgatcaaaataaaacaaaaaaatttaagcgATTTAAATTCCCTTTACTATAGcgatatttttgttttaattttcatttattttttaaaatttttatattatctacTTAACTATCTGGTACAACTTTCCCTATTAATTTTTGCCATCTTTTATCacaatttcaaaaaaaaatcttttaaCACAATAATTGTTTCAGTCGCAATTGTAGTGCcactttttttgtttgctATATCAATCGTCATCTTATTTTGTAGAAGTATGAATGCGGAATTCTTTGACAaggatatttaa